The proteins below come from a single Corynebacterium glyciniphilum AJ 3170 genomic window:
- a CDS encoding PspC domain-containing protein codes for MSYGTQSTTPGTGNPRGTFESTVRRMWETRPVRFPRSQSTRSWFFGVCEGIAVRYQVSPLLVRLVFVLTAFLGGVGLWVYGIALLVLRRYTVPKTPLDVLIRGERDPRYGEDRSLAIGTLIVGAVFLVFGGIFSGGITLTGLVVSAALTGVAWWLLYERQPVAPAGLLDRDDHRSSSPTAPAASSTASYDASADATATPDEPSPTINLDGVAAAPGFEPPRTQPPSWDPLGTAPFAWDLPDPGEPDPAEAGHSSGEPKKKRRGLKALVVAAVLAVILALVAGAIALGAVLFPRWGGITSVDGSSTSGTFTGGTENVRTLDDYRDYSYTMSSPTLDFTGVAVNQDSEIDLTTTMGSVGMIFPETTDGPSYRVRLNCESLTMSDVDCDTFDNTLVKGRGDTEHTVTVNVTATMSEVRFDQIS; via the coding sequence ATGAGTTACGGCACACAGTCAACGACCCCGGGCACGGGCAACCCCCGGGGCACCTTCGAGTCCACCGTCCGTCGGATGTGGGAGACCCGCCCCGTCCGCTTCCCGCGCAGTCAGTCGACCAGGTCCTGGTTCTTCGGGGTGTGTGAAGGCATCGCCGTGCGCTACCAGGTCTCTCCGTTACTGGTGCGGCTGGTGTTCGTCCTGACGGCCTTCCTCGGCGGCGTCGGCCTGTGGGTCTACGGCATCGCCCTCCTGGTGCTACGGCGCTACACGGTCCCGAAAACCCCGCTGGATGTGCTGATCCGCGGGGAGCGGGACCCTCGCTACGGCGAGGACCGCTCCCTCGCGATCGGAACGCTGATCGTCGGTGCAGTGTTCCTGGTTTTCGGGGGTATCTTCAGTGGCGGTATCACCCTGACCGGCCTTGTGGTGTCCGCTGCACTGACCGGTGTGGCCTGGTGGCTGCTGTACGAACGCCAGCCGGTGGCTCCCGCAGGCCTGCTTGACCGGGACGACCACCGGTCGTCGTCACCCACGGCACCCGCTGCGTCGTCCACCGCCTCCTACGACGCCTCCGCGGACGCCACCGCCACTCCGGATGAGCCGTCACCGACGATCAACCTGGACGGCGTCGCCGCCGCGCCGGGTTTCGAGCCCCCGCGTACCCAACCCCCGTCGTGGGACCCGTTGGGGACGGCGCCGTTCGCCTGGGACCTGCCGGACCCCGGTGAGCCCGACCCTGCTGAAGCCGGGCATTCGTCGGGGGAACCGAAGAAGAAGCGTCGCGGGCTCAAAGCCCTGGTCGTCGCTGCGGTGCTCGCGGTCATCCTCGCCCTCGTCGCCGGTGCCATCGCACTGGGAGCGGTGTTGTTCCCGCGGTGGGGTGGCATCACCTCGGTGGACGGCAGCTCCACCTCCGGCACCTTCACCGGTGGTACGGAGAACGTCCGGACGCTGGACGACTACCGCGACTACAGCTACACGATGAGTTCACCGACCCTGGACTTCACCGGGGTGGCCGTCAACCAGGACAGCGAGATCGACCTGACGACCACCATGGGGTCGGTGGGGATGATTTTCCCGGAGACCACGGACGGTCCGTCCTACCGCGTCCGGTTGAACTGCGAATCGCTCACGATGAGTGACGTCGACTGCGACACCTTCGACAACACGCTGGTGAAAGGTCGGGGAGACACGGAACACACGGTGACAGTGAATGTTACCGCCACGATGTCCGAGGTCCGCTTCGACCAGATCAGCTGA
- a CDS encoding SRPBCC domain-containing protein encodes MDPATITLTVQLPTTPTRAFRALTRSSQLRQWFGDVLDYDRSLLVFGAGRQLTFISDGTIGQGQVTVFRPPSVLEYSWNNETLRFDLDAEGEETSLTFTNTIHGAEAAVIADAAGPEWEEALDRLRALFIEPPTTVDSGGVE; translated from the coding sequence ATGGATCCTGCGACGATCACACTGACCGTGCAGCTGCCGACGACGCCGACCCGGGCGTTCCGCGCACTGACACGTTCGTCACAGCTGCGCCAGTGGTTCGGCGACGTCCTGGACTACGACCGATCCCTGCTGGTCTTCGGCGCCGGCCGGCAGCTCACCTTCATCTCGGACGGGACGATCGGGCAAGGACAGGTGACCGTATTCCGTCCTCCGTCGGTGCTGGAATACAGCTGGAACAATGAGACCCTGCGCTTCGACCTGGACGCTGAGGGGGAAGAAACCTCGCTCACCTTCACCAACACGATCCACGGTGCCGAAGCCGCAGTCATCGCCGATGCTGCAGGCCCCGAGTGGGAGGAGGCCCTGGACCGTCTACGCGCCCTGTTCATCGAGCCTCCCACCACTGTCGACTCTGGAGGAGTTGAATGA
- a CDS encoding nitroreductase family protein: protein MTDRPTPDERLTDRYGRAQPWSPTEWNDTLETITAHRSVRLWQDREVDDAVLSTILAAAQSAPSSSNKQTVSVVVVRDRAVKEQLASIGKRMSSHVATAPVLLLWLVDFSQIRFHAAQAEQAETGTLGDAEEIHGVSSLPPHDLGSLNYLDEPVTSVLDIGIASQTAAVAAESLGLGTVYLGSMRNDIGTVQEILGIPQDVVPFLGLAMGYGDPEENAGVKPRLPMELVVHHDRYNTRSDEAGARERARLLADYDAALAGYFARYGQHPTWSNQTLHRVSQKAATKTKRHLIRQFLEKAGFGLK, encoded by the coding sequence ATGACCGACCGTCCCACCCCGGATGAACGCCTGACCGACCGCTACGGCCGGGCACAACCGTGGTCCCCGACCGAATGGAACGACACGCTGGAGACGATCACCGCACACCGCTCGGTGCGTCTGTGGCAGGACAGGGAGGTTGACGACGCCGTGCTGTCGACGATCCTGGCCGCCGCGCAGTCCGCGCCGTCCTCGTCGAACAAGCAGACCGTGTCGGTGGTCGTCGTCCGGGACCGCGCGGTGAAAGAGCAGCTGGCGAGCATCGGCAAGAGGATGTCCTCGCATGTCGCCACCGCACCTGTTCTCCTGCTGTGGCTGGTGGACTTCTCACAGATCCGCTTCCACGCCGCGCAGGCGGAGCAAGCCGAGACCGGTACGCTCGGCGACGCCGAGGAGATCCACGGTGTGTCTTCCCTGCCTCCCCACGACCTCGGGTCGCTGAACTATCTGGATGAGCCCGTGACCTCCGTGCTGGACATCGGAATCGCCTCGCAGACCGCGGCGGTAGCGGCCGAGTCCCTGGGGCTGGGCACGGTGTACCTGGGTTCGATGCGCAATGACATTGGCACGGTCCAGGAGATCCTCGGCATTCCCCAGGACGTCGTTCCGTTCCTTGGGTTGGCGATGGGATACGGCGACCCGGAGGAGAATGCCGGGGTGAAACCACGTCTGCCGATGGAACTGGTCGTCCACCACGACCGGTACAACACGCGATCCGACGAGGCCGGTGCGCGGGAACGGGCCCGGTTGCTCGCCGACTACGATGCGGCACTCGCCGGGTATTTCGCCCGCTACGGACAGCACCCGACGTGGTCCAACCAGACCCTGCACCGGGTGTCGCAGAAGGCCGCCACGAAGACGAAACGCCACCTGATCCGGCAGTTCCTGGAGAAAGCGGGGTTCGGGCTGAAGTGA
- a CDS encoding M20/M25/M40 family metallo-hydrolase has protein sequence MTDNVTGTDLFAESLALLQTLVRNACVNDLTPDSGQEVRNADALEEFFTVDPAVRDAVTITRLEPRPGRTSIIVTVEGSDPDAEPLTFLGHTDVVPVDAARWTVDPFGAEIIDGKIYGRGTVDMLGLTAPMAVVTRQVARAAAAGAPPRGTLTFVGVADEEARGGLGAKWLSEEHPAAFSWRNCISETGGSHLPTSDGSDAVVVVVGEKGAAQRRLHVTGDAGHGSQPFGRDFTVARIAEVARRIAAHRPAVSQDPLWQGFVEAFRFDPQVQDALLTGADDDAYLEFGDLARYADAVSHLTVAPTVLRAGQAINVLPSSAHLELDIRPLPGQSDEDVDAELRDALGDLAGEVEIERLISEPAEVSTTDSPLYRAVEQTVGEFFPDAAVVPVLAAGGSDLRFGRRLGGVGYGFALNARDRTLAEVNAQLHTHDEHLHLEDLDLTVRAYAGLVDRFL, from the coding sequence GTGACTGACAACGTGACCGGTACCGACCTGTTCGCCGAATCCCTGGCGCTGCTGCAGACGCTGGTGCGCAATGCCTGCGTCAATGATCTCACCCCCGATTCCGGTCAGGAGGTGCGCAACGCCGACGCCCTGGAGGAGTTCTTCACCGTCGACCCCGCCGTCCGTGATGCGGTGACGATCACCCGTCTGGAACCGCGCCCGGGACGTACCAGCATCATCGTCACGGTCGAGGGCAGTGACCCGGACGCCGAACCGCTGACCTTCCTCGGCCACACCGACGTTGTCCCCGTCGACGCCGCACGGTGGACGGTGGACCCCTTCGGCGCGGAGATCATCGACGGCAAGATCTACGGGCGCGGCACCGTCGACATGCTGGGACTCACCGCCCCCATGGCGGTGGTCACCCGTCAGGTCGCCCGCGCCGCCGCAGCAGGGGCGCCACCCCGCGGGACGCTGACCTTCGTCGGTGTCGCCGACGAGGAGGCTCGCGGCGGACTCGGCGCGAAGTGGCTGTCCGAGGAACATCCCGCTGCGTTCAGCTGGCGTAACTGCATCTCCGAGACCGGAGGATCGCACCTGCCCACCAGTGACGGGTCGGACGCCGTGGTGGTCGTCGTCGGGGAGAAAGGTGCGGCGCAACGACGCCTGCACGTGACCGGCGATGCCGGGCACGGGTCGCAGCCCTTCGGACGCGACTTCACCGTCGCCCGGATCGCCGAGGTCGCCCGACGCATCGCCGCGCACCGTCCCGCCGTGTCGCAAGACCCGCTGTGGCAGGGGTTCGTCGAAGCGTTCCGGTTCGATCCGCAGGTGCAGGACGCCCTGCTCACTGGCGCTGACGACGACGCCTACCTGGAATTCGGCGACCTGGCTCGCTATGCCGACGCGGTGTCACACCTGACCGTCGCGCCAACGGTGCTGCGCGCCGGGCAGGCGATCAACGTCCTACCGTCCAGTGCTCACCTCGAGTTGGACATCCGTCCGCTGCCCGGCCAGAGCGATGAGGATGTCGATGCCGAGTTGCGTGACGCTCTCGGTGATCTCGCCGGGGAAGTGGAGATCGAACGGCTGATCTCGGAGCCCGCGGAAGTCTCCACGACAGACTCGCCGTTGTACCGGGCAGTCGAGCAGACAGTCGGGGAGTTTTTCCCTGACGCCGCGGTGGTCCCGGTACTCGCCGCCGGCGGCTCTGACCTGCGATTCGGTCGACGGCTGGGAGGGGTGGGTTACGGCTTCGCCCTGAATGCCCGTGACCGGACGCTCGCCGAGGTCAATGCCCAGCTGCATACCCATGACGAGCACCTCCATCTCGAGGATCTGGATTTGACGGTCAGGGCATACGCCGGCCTGGTAGACAGATTCCTGTGA
- a CDS encoding ATP-binding protein: MSHLPVPNGRSSARPGGRPGAPAPDLFRVADGKLIAGVCTGLAAHLGVRLTVVRLIFAVANTVAGVGVIAYGALWVFTTRVASASEASTTAAVSSVRHRGLDPGLINRPVSRVDRLLVVLAMVLFTAGAATKPQVAVSALLLAGGVLLVWRTFGPNALASAPGQQGPPSRVPGGLQWMSLVGGLVLLAIGIGYTVFGIRIDDAATDGTGGVIIPALIAAVALIAGLVVVLIPLWLRLWSMANTTARERAAEEERARIAARIHDSVLQTLTLIQKKSGEPEIAQMARSQERQLRQWLFAPGESVRTETLFGALRVACGEVEDTFGVQIRPVIVGDDRDTDDASVALLLAGREAMVNAAKHSGCQEVNVYLEVTDGGGVELFVRDRGPGFSVEGIPEDRQGVRSSILDRIHRVGGSVEIDSGQFGTEVTLRLEGQTR; the protein is encoded by the coding sequence ATGTCTCACCTTCCAGTCCCGAACGGACGGTCCTCCGCGCGCCCCGGAGGACGTCCCGGCGCGCCGGCTCCTGACCTGTTCCGGGTCGCCGACGGCAAACTCATCGCCGGTGTGTGTACCGGGCTGGCGGCTCACCTGGGTGTGCGGCTCACCGTCGTACGTCTGATCTTCGCGGTGGCAAACACGGTTGCGGGGGTCGGCGTGATCGCCTACGGCGCACTGTGGGTGTTCACCACGCGGGTCGCGTCCGCCAGCGAGGCGTCCACTACCGCGGCCGTCTCTTCGGTCCGTCATCGCGGTCTGGACCCTGGTCTCATCAACCGTCCGGTGTCAAGGGTGGATCGTCTGCTCGTTGTCCTCGCCATGGTTCTTTTCACGGCCGGGGCAGCGACCAAACCCCAGGTTGCTGTGAGCGCTCTTCTGCTGGCAGGTGGAGTGCTCCTGGTGTGGCGGACATTCGGGCCGAACGCCCTCGCCAGCGCTCCCGGGCAGCAGGGGCCGCCGAGCCGGGTGCCGGGCGGCCTGCAGTGGATGAGCCTCGTCGGTGGCCTGGTGCTGCTGGCGATCGGCATCGGCTACACCGTCTTCGGTATCCGGATCGACGATGCCGCCACCGACGGCACCGGCGGGGTGATCATCCCTGCGCTCATTGCCGCGGTCGCGCTGATCGCCGGTCTCGTCGTGGTGCTGATTCCCCTGTGGCTGCGCCTGTGGTCCATGGCGAACACCACCGCCCGCGAACGCGCCGCCGAGGAGGAGCGCGCACGCATCGCCGCACGTATCCACGACTCTGTCCTGCAGACACTCACACTGATCCAGAAGAAGTCCGGCGAACCCGAGATCGCGCAGATGGCCCGTAGCCAGGAGCGGCAGCTCCGTCAGTGGCTCTTCGCTCCCGGCGAGTCCGTACGTACCGAAACCCTGTTCGGTGCGCTACGTGTCGCCTGCGGCGAGGTCGAGGACACCTTCGGCGTGCAGATCCGCCCCGTCATCGTCGGCGACGACCGGGACACCGACGACGCCTCGGTCGCGCTGTTGCTTGCTGGTCGCGAGGCGATGGTCAACGCCGCGAAACACTCCGGCTGCCAGGAGGTCAACGTCTATCTTGAGGTCACCGACGGCGGCGGAGTGGAACTGTTCGTGCGCGACCGTGGTCCCGGCTTCAGCGTCGAGGGCATTCCCGAGGACCGGCAGGGGGTGCGCTCGTCGATCCTGGACCGTATCCACCGTGTCGGAGGTAGCGTGGAGATCGACTCGGGGCAGTTCGGCACCGAGGTGACCCTGAGGTTGGAAGGACAGACACGGTGA
- a CDS encoding MetQ/NlpA family ABC transporter substrate-binding protein → MRITTRHILRTAGATALAAGFAVSVAACADDGAQQEDGTIRVGTSPGPYSELFREGVVPILEGDGYEVTFDDFTELQQADIALQEGSVDLNVDQHTAYMEAFNRDAGADLASITPIPTVPAGLYSSNHDSLDEIADGQSVSIPEDPSNASRAYRILAQAGWLTLNDDADETELSAEDIAENPHNLDISTLDSGFISRGLDDVDWAVIPGSMAYASGVDPELQLFQEELLPELELVAVVRSEDVDSEWADAVAEAYRSDEFADYLESRGEDNYWFVPEALK, encoded by the coding sequence ATGAGAATCACCACCCGCCACATCCTGCGCACCGCCGGAGCGACGGCGCTGGCCGCCGGCTTCGCCGTCAGCGTTGCTGCCTGCGCCGATGACGGCGCACAACAGGAGGACGGCACCATCCGCGTCGGCACATCCCCGGGGCCGTACAGTGAGCTTTTCCGCGAGGGGGTCGTCCCGATCCTTGAGGGGGACGGGTACGAGGTCACCTTCGACGACTTCACTGAACTCCAGCAGGCAGACATTGCGCTGCAGGAGGGCAGCGTCGATCTCAACGTGGATCAACACACCGCCTACATGGAGGCATTCAACCGGGATGCAGGGGCGGACCTGGCATCGATCACGCCCATTCCCACTGTTCCGGCCGGGCTGTATTCGTCGAATCACGACAGTCTCGACGAGATCGCGGATGGCCAGAGCGTCTCGATTCCCGAGGATCCGTCGAATGCTTCGCGCGCGTACCGCATCCTCGCCCAGGCAGGATGGTTGACCCTGAACGATGATGCCGACGAAACCGAGCTCAGCGCCGAGGACATCGCGGAAAATCCCCACAATCTGGACATCAGCACCCTCGACTCGGGCTTCATTTCCCGCGGGCTCGACGATGTGGACTGGGCTGTCATCCCCGGCTCCATGGCGTATGCGTCCGGCGTGGACCCGGAGCTGCAGCTGTTCCAGGAGGAACTGCTACCCGAACTTGAACTCGTCGCGGTGGTCCGCAGCGAGGACGTTGATTCCGAGTGGGCTGATGCCGTCGCCGAGGCGTACCGGTCTGATGAGTTCGCCGACTATCTGGAGAGCCGCGGCGAAGACAACTACTGGTTCGTTCCGGAGGCGTTGAAGTGA
- a CDS encoding CitMHS family transporter, whose protein sequence is MTTADSLLLAADYNLSHTPSDGILVALGFLMILTFMALIMTSRMTPMLALILVPTIFGLIGGAGLGIGDMVMDAVKDMAPTAALLMFAIMYFGIMINVGLFDPLIKWITRILGNDPAKIVFGTAVLAGVVSLDGDGSTTYIITTSAMLPLYLRLGMSPVILTCVAGLVNGTMNIVPWGGPTVRAAAALGVEPSEVFVPMLPSLAAGIVICFVFAWLMGQAERKRLGRLETSHLTGMTGRSSGNGDGTTDAEAGTGGGASMHTSMADTMLDPNRATLRPKLLWFNLVLTIAVMVLLVADLFPLAYVFMVGAAIALTVNFPRLKDQANEIVSHSSSIVAVVGMVLAAGVLVGVLDGTGMVTAMAEWITSIIPESLGGYLAPITGLLSMPMTFFMSNDAFYFGILPVLSESAAHFGIEPVQMAQASITGQPVHMQSPLVPAILLLVSLANVDLGAHHRKVLWRAVVVSLVMLAVGVLVGPIPFHVG, encoded by the coding sequence ATGACCACCGCAGACAGTCTGCTGCTGGCGGCAGACTACAACCTGAGCCACACCCCGTCCGACGGTATCCTCGTCGCCCTCGGGTTCCTCATGATCCTCACGTTCATGGCACTGATCATGACCAGTCGCATGACCCCCATGCTGGCGCTGATCCTCGTGCCCACCATCTTCGGCCTGATCGGCGGTGCCGGTCTCGGTATCGGTGACATGGTGATGGACGCCGTCAAGGACATGGCACCGACGGCAGCCCTGCTCATGTTCGCGATCATGTACTTCGGCATCATGATCAACGTCGGACTGTTCGATCCACTGATTAAGTGGATCACCCGGATCCTGGGCAACGACCCGGCGAAGATCGTCTTCGGCACCGCCGTGCTAGCCGGTGTCGTCTCGCTCGACGGTGACGGTTCCACGACCTACATCATCACCACCTCGGCAATGCTTCCCCTCTATCTCCGCCTCGGGATGAGCCCCGTCATCCTGACCTGTGTCGCCGGCCTCGTCAACGGCACGATGAATATCGTCCCGTGGGGTGGCCCGACTGTCCGCGCCGCGGCTGCCCTCGGTGTCGAGCCCTCTGAGGTTTTCGTCCCGATGCTGCCGTCCCTGGCAGCGGGTATCGTCATCTGCTTCGTCTTCGCTTGGCTCATGGGCCAGGCGGAACGCAAGCGTCTCGGACGCCTCGAGACGTCCCACCTGACGGGGATGACGGGACGCTCCAGCGGGAACGGTGACGGCACAACCGACGCTGAGGCCGGCACGGGCGGCGGAGCTTCGATGCACACCTCCATGGCCGACACCATGCTCGACCCGAACCGTGCCACCCTGCGGCCGAAACTGCTGTGGTTCAACCTCGTGCTCACCATCGCCGTGATGGTGTTGCTGGTGGCCGACCTCTTCCCGCTGGCATACGTCTTCATGGTGGGCGCCGCCATTGCGCTGACAGTGAACTTCCCCCGGTTGAAGGACCAGGCCAACGAGATCGTCTCGCATTCCAGTTCCATCGTTGCCGTCGTCGGCATGGTGCTCGCCGCCGGCGTCCTGGTCGGTGTGCTGGACGGCACCGGCATGGTCACCGCGATGGCGGAGTGGATCACCTCGATCATCCCCGAGTCCCTCGGTGGGTACCTGGCGCCGATCACCGGCCTGCTGTCCATGCCGATGACTTTCTTCATGTCGAATGACGCCTTCTACTTCGGCATCCTCCCCGTACTCTCCGAGAGCGCGGCACACTTCGGGATTGAACCAGTGCAGATGGCACAGGCCTCGATCACCGGACAGCCGGTCCACATGCAGTCCCCCCTGGTTCCCGCGATCCTTCTCCTGGTCTCCCTGGCCAATGTCGACCTGGGTGCCCACCACCGCAAGGTGCTCTGGCGGGCAGTCGTGGTCTCCCTGGTCATGCTGGCCGTCGGCGTCCTCGTCGGGCCGATCCCGTTCCACGTCGGATAA
- a CDS encoding LuxR C-terminal-related transcriptional regulator, translating into MFRTGVRAELTGRPEIQIIGEAGSVGDAVEGIRETRPQVVLLDVHMPDGGGLQVLRHLQNGGDAADRADDGPRFLGLSVSDDPTDVISLIRGGARGYVTKNISGQELVDSILRVHSGDAVFSPRLAGYVLDAFTVGPPDVPDIPPTDASEPVPLPADADQSVLSTLTPREKEVLRLLARGYTYREMAERLFISVKTVETHVSNVLRKTQQTNRHSLSRWVSDNRLG; encoded by the coding sequence ATGTTCCGTACCGGGGTGCGGGCGGAGTTGACCGGACGTCCGGAGATCCAGATTATCGGAGAAGCCGGTTCCGTCGGTGACGCCGTCGAGGGTATCCGGGAGACCAGGCCCCAGGTCGTACTGCTGGACGTCCACATGCCCGACGGTGGCGGTCTGCAGGTGTTGCGTCACCTCCAGAATGGCGGGGACGCCGCTGACCGCGCTGATGACGGACCACGGTTCCTGGGCCTGAGTGTCTCCGACGACCCCACTGACGTGATCTCCCTGATCAGAGGTGGTGCACGGGGCTATGTCACCAAGAACATCAGTGGGCAGGAGCTCGTCGACAGTATCCTGCGGGTACATTCCGGCGATGCGGTGTTCTCCCCTCGTCTCGCCGGCTATGTCCTCGACGCGTTCACGGTCGGACCACCGGATGTGCCTGATATACCGCCGACCGATGCTTCAGAACCGGTGCCGTTGCCCGCCGACGCCGACCAGAGTGTCCTCTCGACCCTGACACCGCGGGAGAAAGAGGTTCTGCGGCTGCTTGCACGCGGCTACACGTACCGGGAGATGGCCGAGCGGTTGTTCATCTCGGTGAAGACGGTGGAGACTCACGTCTCCAACGTTCTGCGCAAGACCCAGCAGACCAACCGACACTCCCTGTCACGGTGGGTGTCCGACAACAGACTGGGATGA
- a CDS encoding ABC-ATPase domain-containing protein, whose amino-acid sequence MALGDNHSDRNNDLRNTLTSLDGSGYGGYKRLRGTHRITTSSGTPVTLSVDTVQSDPFAPPSLVQVSVPFSETGLAATLLDIDIPVRDHLTRRIATALRGHNPSGGKGSGFLAVDTPGQQVMDRSSVVISVPDDRVTVRLEVALPAQGRRIRGRAAASLLCEVLPAVVQEALLDLDAAALDAVELAHETYRDQEFLRAALGRMGLVGFVADGSLLPRAAGNSQRPLTEAVPFSSPASLRHSVALPSGRTVTGLGVPTGVTLIVGGGYHGKSTLLNTLELGIYNHVPGDGRDYAVTDGDAVALRAEDGRAVTDVDISPFLHDLPGAGYAPDTRCFSTTNASGSTSQAAGLVEALDCGATSLLIDEDTSATNFMIRDDRMRALVPSAKEPITPLVDRVRSLWEDHGVSTVLVAGGSGMFIDVADTVIMLDNYRPVDVTAQATDLAEPTAGGGLHRPSPRAPGRTTFSSPGRGGKGPRPPQAKGLRSIRVGEEYIDLSAWSQLVDPSQTNAIAAALRGLELDGSTPLCDLVDAVVEHVGRDGLDALSAHGAGRHPGRLAGVRRHEIAAAVNRYRGLRTRK is encoded by the coding sequence ATGGCCCTCGGCGACAATCATTCCGACAGGAACAACGACCTCAGAAATACACTCACCAGCCTCGACGGCTCCGGGTACGGCGGTTACAAGCGCCTGCGCGGCACGCACCGGATCACGACGTCCTCAGGGACGCCGGTGACGCTGTCGGTGGACACGGTGCAGTCCGACCCGTTCGCACCGCCGTCGTTGGTGCAGGTCAGCGTTCCGTTCTCTGAGACAGGCCTAGCGGCGACGCTGCTCGACATCGACATCCCGGTGCGGGATCATCTGACCCGCCGTATCGCTACCGCCCTGCGTGGGCACAATCCGTCCGGCGGTAAAGGTTCCGGTTTCCTCGCCGTCGACACTCCGGGTCAGCAGGTTATGGATCGCAGCAGCGTCGTCATCTCCGTACCGGACGACCGGGTGACCGTCCGGCTCGAGGTTGCCCTGCCCGCACAGGGGCGGCGGATCCGCGGGCGGGCTGCGGCGTCACTGCTCTGCGAGGTACTGCCTGCCGTCGTGCAGGAGGCACTGCTGGATCTGGATGCCGCCGCGCTCGATGCGGTGGAGCTGGCTCACGAAACCTACCGGGACCAGGAGTTCCTGCGCGCAGCACTGGGCAGAATGGGACTTGTCGGCTTCGTGGCCGACGGGTCCCTCCTACCCCGGGCGGCAGGCAACTCCCAGCGCCCCCTCACCGAGGCCGTGCCCTTCTCATCCCCGGCATCCCTGCGGCACAGCGTGGCACTGCCGTCGGGACGAACCGTCACCGGCCTCGGCGTCCCGACAGGCGTGACTTTGATCGTCGGCGGCGGCTACCACGGAAAATCCACCCTGCTCAACACACTGGAACTCGGTATTTACAACCATGTTCCCGGCGACGGCCGTGACTACGCCGTCACCGACGGCGATGCCGTCGCCCTGCGGGCAGAGGACGGACGCGCCGTCACCGATGTCGACATCTCCCCCTTCCTGCATGATCTCCCCGGCGCGGGGTACGCCCCGGACACGCGGTGCTTCTCCACGACGAACGCCTCGGGTTCCACCTCCCAGGCCGCCGGACTGGTCGAGGCACTGGACTGCGGGGCGACGTCACTGTTGATCGACGAGGACACGTCGGCGACGAACTTCATGATCCGCGACGACCGGATGCGCGCACTCGTGCCGTCGGCGAAGGAACCGATCACTCCCCTGGTGGACCGCGTCCGCTCGCTGTGGGAGGACCACGGGGTGTCGACAGTGCTTGTCGCGGGCGGATCAGGCATGTTCATCGACGTCGCGGACACGGTGATCATGCTGGACAACTACCGTCCGGTCGACGTCACGGCTCAGGCGACGGACCTCGCTGAACCGACGGCAGGCGGTGGGCTGCACCGGCCTTCTCCACGAGCCCCGGGCCGCACGACATTCTCGTCACCGGGCCGCGGCGGCAAGGGCCCACGTCCACCACAGGCGAAGGGGCTGCGGTCGATCCGCGTCGGTGAGGAGTACATCGATCTCTCCGCTTGGTCGCAGCTGGTCGACCCGTCGCAGACCAACGCCATCGCCGCGGCCCTGCGGGGGCTGGAGTTGGACGGTTCCACCCCACTGTGCGACCTGGTCGATGCTGTCGTCGAACATGTCGGGCGCGACGGGCTGGACGCCCTCTCCGCCCACGGGGCAGGCCGGCACCCCGGGCGTCTGGCCGGTGTGCGCCGCCATGAGATCGCCGCTGCGGTCAACCGGTACCGAGGGCTCAGGACCCGAAAATAG